The DNA sequence tttttttccctttatatttgaactcttttttccctttaaatTTGAACTTTTTCAGTGATGTCTTTTCATCTCCTTCGGTGTTTGGAAACAGGACGATCTCAAAATCATAGTGACATCTGCAGGTGTTGCTATGATTGTAAATGACGTTCAGTTAGCTCTGCGCAGGGTTCATTTTAACAGTCTCTTCGTATGTAGGTGATGTTGTCAGACTGATGCATGTTTAAAAGAGGACATGTAAGCTCTCCTAAAATCGGAACCGTGTCGTAAtggtcattttgaaaatgaatatactaccactactactaataatagcACTAATCATAATTCCTAACAAAAGTAAATCCTTAGTATTTACTTAGCCCTACGTCGATATTTCTTCTAGCTAGATGTTCTATTCCTATATGTGTGAAATGCAGGAAATGGATCCATGGAAGATGTGCGAAAGTAAAGAGGGTGACCCTGAGGTTGGGGAGAGATTCTGTGTGTGGAAGATGCAAGAAGCAAGCTGATGAATTTATGGATTCAGTGAGGGAGTTGTGTGAAGAGATGGAAACGGTGAGAGGTTTCTGTTATCTGGGGGATAGGGTGAATGCAGGCGGTGGTTGTGAGGCAGCTGTGACAGCAAGAGCAAGAATTGGCTGGGTGAAGTTCAGGGAATGCGGGGAGTTGCTGAACTCAAAGAGGTTCTCGCTGAAGCTGAAACGAATGGTTTGTCGGAGTTGTGTAAGATCAGCGATGTTATATGGGAGTGAGACATGGTgtttgagggaaaatgagatggcAATTTTAAGAAGGACCGAGAGAGCAATGGTGAGAGCATTGTGTGGTGCAAAGCTgatggagaaaaagagaacagaGGACCTGATGGAGATGTTAGGATTGAAGGAAACAGCGGTTCAAATGGCAAAGGCCAATGGAGTGAGATGGTACGGGCATGTGCTGAGGAGGGATGATGAGCACGTTCTAAGAAAAGCGATGGAGTTTGACGTAAGGGGCAAGAGGAAGCGAGGACGACCAAAGAAGACGTGGAAGAAGCAAGTGGAGAAGGAGAGCAAGAGCTTGGGCTTGGAGAAAAAGGACGCCATGAATCGAGCTAGATGGAGAGCGGGATTTAGAGAGATTGCTGCTGGGGTAGATCCGGCCACCCCCGTGAAAATtggattgatgatgatgatgatgatgtaaCCCTGCATTCAACTGGCACCTTgtccatgcacatgtacagaAAGCGAGAAAAGCCACCCACTACAGTtatcaacaaaacaacaacaacaaaaacaacaaaacagaaaataatagGAAAAAGGAGAGATCATCTGCTGATTACATTCGTCATTTTATCGCGACAGAATTGTATTGTAAAACAGGATGCCGTCTGATGTAGACAACAATCAAGGCTATTTTCTTGATACGCGCTCAAATTTCCTacaagccaatcaaaacgtgcATCTGACAACACATAACCAATGAAAGTTTTATGTGATTTCACTCCCGTGTTTACGTACTCTCATCTAAACACACATATTGACCATTGAGAAAACGCGTACTATCCTATTTATTTCACAAATCATGTCGTTCGTGTGAAATCATGCTGCTTACAATAATCTCGCAAAACATGGAAAGAGGTCTATTATCGCTTGCAGCAGCGTCACGATGGGCCATGTACACGATTGCTGTTAGTGGTCTGTATTGTGAAGCTTATTTTTCCAATTGTCTCTTTATTCCCAAGAgtgaagacaaatttgaataagaaagcatttttaCAAAGCATTCTGGCGTTAATAGTTTGCCATCATGCAACTGACCTATTCTTTTCACTGTATTCAACGCTGTAGAAGAGTCTGTAAAACTTACTTTAAAAAGAGCAATCTTGCTCAAGCTGACATAAACTTTATAAGCTGTTTATTGGATTGCCTGCGGCACTTGAGCAGGTAGTTATGTTCTGCAGTTTCCTTAGTTTGTGTAGTGTTGCTTTCAGGTTGAATATTAACATAGCAAAATAAGTAATCAGAAGACTTAAGagccagtttctgtaaatatcgagaatcccgcgacagtttcaaaattttcaatttcttcttattttc is a window from the Acropora palmata chromosome 14, jaAcrPala1.3, whole genome shotgun sequence genome containing:
- the LOC141865642 gene encoding uncharacterized protein LOC141865642, yielding MDSVRELCEEMETVRGFCYLGDRVNAGGGCEAAVTARARIGWVKFRECGELLNSKRFSLKLKRMVCRSCVRSAMLYGSETWCLRENEMAILRRTERAMVRALCGAKLMEKKRTEDLMEMLGLKETAVQMAKANGVRWYGHVLRRDDEHVLRKAMEFDVRGKRKRGRPKKTWKKQVEKESKSLGLEKKDAMNRARWRAGFREIAAGVDPATPVKIGLMMMMMM